Below is a genomic region from Astatotilapia calliptera chromosome 2, fAstCal1.2, whole genome shotgun sequence.
CGCAGGAAGTGAGATACAGGAATGCAGCAGAGAATCCAGTTAGGTTTCAGACCCTCTGCAGAGTAAAATCTCAGCGGAGAATGAAACAGATACTTATCAGCGGTGTGacgtcacacagatacacacccGGTGTATTCCCTGGGTAAGAATCTCAGTGTTGTTATTCCTCCTCAGGGGCAGGAAGCTGTCTGGAGGCTCTCGGTGCAGGCAAATCTCTGCTGGTCGTAGTCAATGACAAACTGATGGACAACCACCAGCTGGAGTTGGCCAGACAGCTGCACATGGACTCCCACCTGTTGTACTGCACGTGCAGGTATGTGCTCCTACACAGAACCCACATGCAGCTGATTCATGTGAGAATTATCAGTCAGATTGAAGTAACAGCTGTTTGTCTCTGGATGAAATGTTTCAGCACCCTGACAGAAACTCTAAGGACCATGGACCTCTCAGTCCTGCAGCCCTTCCCGCCTGGACAGccaaagaaatttgcagactttatGGACAAAGCTCTTGGCATTAAGTGAAAAGTCTATATCTGCATGATGTCGTGTTATGTACCTGTACGATACACAGATGACACTATGATGTGTTATATTTTTGTATGCAATAATGATACACATCTAAAAACAACTCAATACAACCCTGctgtatatttttaattattttgtatgTTCTAGATTTGTCTTCTAAAGACGTTTTATATGAATGCATCGAATTTTAAGGTGCTCATTTCAAGTGTTTGGTGTCAAGGAAAAATtgaggaaagagaaaagagtgAAGCTCTCTGACCTAGTTGCATTTCTTTATTGTGTTGACATGTCCTATTTAGATGTCTCTGTGGAGCATCCAGGTGGATGCTGCGGCGGTGGATGTGTTAAAACTGCAAGCTGTGATGGAGGGTAATGACATATCAGAGGGAGAAATGGGGGAATCTGCAGCTTTAATAGACTGCCAGATTGTAggggggggtgtgtgtgtgtgtgtgtgtgtgtgtgtgtgtgtgtgtgtgtgtgtgtgtgtgtgtgtgtgtgtgtgtgtgtgtgtgtgtgtgtgtgtgtgtgcaatccAATCCAGCTTGGGGTGCCTGCCTGAACTAGCTCACAGGCTATGCTTCATTTGTAGCTATTTTTAGAACTGCTGTTAAATTTCTTGGGGGAAAAAGACTCACGTGCACTGGATATGATGAATGATTTCAAGTTAAGTGAGCGTCTTTCTCTGGAAAGAATAACAGACATACTGAGAAacaattaaaatacatttaaaaggtGCTGGAAGCCTGTTTGAACTTTAGAAATGATTTGGACGTTACAGAAAGCCGAACGGGGTGAGGGTTGTAAATCATGTAGTGTTTGGTTCATTGCATCGTGTAGAGTtttctgtaaatttaaaaatctCTTAGACTGAGTGAAAATAATGTTTACAAGATTGCTTATTTATGAAGTAAACACGATCTGCAGTTTATCTGTTTTATTATGGTGTTTGTTAGTATTTATTGCcatgtttgatttatttaaagtCCACTGTGACTTTTTGAACGCATGTGTCATAGTCTTGAGAGACTGCTTGACTGAGGCCTAACTCTGGCTGCAGGCCTGTGattgtgcatttttccacctcaTTTATTTCTGTGTCCGCTGCCCTCCCACGACTCTGACTCGGAACAAGCTTTAGGACTTTGAAAGTCCACAAACTCCAGAACAACCTGAATAACTGTGCATGGATTTCTCAATGTAAATGATTTCTACTTCAAACAAAAGGCTGCTCTGGTTGTTCTCATGTTTGCCACAAGGGTGAGATGATGTTTAAATTTGTAGCCATGTGGGGGAATTGCTGCAGGGAGTTTTTGCAAAACAGTAGAGGAGAAGTGGTATTTTAAAATAGCTTAGCTTGGATAAGAGCCACCACCATCTGCTTCAGTGATCAGTCCAAGAGGTGCTTTAATAAATCATAGCATCAGAGAAGAGGTATACACTATATGTATCTTCGATGCTTTGAAATGAGAGGCTTTTGTTTTAATACatattaccgtatttcccggactacaaagcgcacctgaatattagccgcacaagctaaaatcaggggaaaatcctgttttgtacatacattagccgcacctgactaaaagccgcaggtgtttcaatgttgacttatcatatgtaagagaatatgcacaaagggaattgtcaggaaagagatggctgtttggagacacaccccttttattaatatttttgaaaaacaagttatgggtacatatttgcacatgtagtacataacagtagcctacagcacaccagaaaaatagattcggactaccttttaggctcaggtgcagtgacacagctttaacaagaagaaaagtcagtcattcaccaccatctttctcttcttcctgcgcactaaaaccaccaaagtcctcttctccagtgtcggatacaaacaggctcaggatggcttcgtcatccactctccgcttctctccttcgttgtcactttcaaaaccaaagaaatcctcattgtcagtgtcagagtcgaacaccctctgaagggccgtggcggtgtcgtcctctccatcatgcagcagtccagcccttcaaaatccgttggtgatcgtggatgttttcacacttttccacgctgtcagaatccaccggtggagttgagcataacttgcttttcgcaagtttatcgccgctcgtcatccacgcctcccgctgaacgcgtagcgctactttgaagtttgtttttcgcgctacttcgtacggcactacattgcctggcggacggacatgtgaccaacataccactcttgaaccccgatccttccgccaggcaacgtagtgccgtacaacagcggaacacacaaaacaaatcgtcttacgatatgacaaaaatcatggacaatctatagaaaagccgcacctgactaaaagccgcagggttcaaagcttgtgcaaaaagtagcggcttatagcccgacaattacggtatatgttttctgtttttgagccAGTGTAACACTTTAAATGCACTTTTATAGAGTCTGTGCATCAGAGGTGGAGTCAGTGGAGGACCACAAGCCTACCAAACATAGAACTGAAGCTATATccagtctttcttttttctttctttctcttttttttttttattacatccaGTTTCTGGTGCTTCTGCCAGTCCTGATTGCAGTCTGAGCTGGCCACCACCTCCAGCTCTTCCAGAGGGAACTGAGGCATTCCCAAGCCAGCAAAGAAATGCCATCTCTCCAGCTGTACCCTGCGGTCTCCTCCAGGAAGAcattttttggggttttgtttttatttgttttacagaacCATTTCTCTATGCCCCGAAATATctgatttaacaaaaaaaaaggaaaaaaaagcgcTGGTTCATCTTTGAAAAAAACCTAACCTCAAGGTAAGTGGGGAGTGGGGTGATGCTAATTTAACTGTGCAGATCTTAAAGGGAGATTAGTCATATAAACCAGTTTTATAGCAAATAATCTGTAAAAACGGTCACTGTCgatgatctttttaaaaaagtacagTTTACATTATGTGTTAAGAGATAGTGATCCCCTTCCTGCTCTCTACACACTGCGAATCATGTACAGATTATTACCACACTCTCAGTATGTGAGCAGAAAATACAGATCACTTGGTAGGTAGGTAAACTCTGAAAACTAACATAAAGTTAAATGCATTGCTTAACATAAAGTAGGACCCATTTATAGTGTAATTAGCCTATGAGCTGgttaacaattttaaaaaaataaataaacaaaaaagcaaacttaAATATGTGAGTCTTCATGGTGTGGTTCTACATGGCAGCCAAGTCTGCAGAAGCAAATATGAGTGAAAATATCACAATTTAGACGATTTGGCCTTCAGTGAATTGCTACACAGGGAAGAAAGGTTACATCAGTTTCTGTGCTGCGTCACTGCAAGTAATGACCATCCCTACAAGGGTGATCTGGCTCCTGTATTTCACGCAATATCTTTGAAATAGAGGAAAAGTGTGAATACTGGTCATGCACTGCTGAGTCTTCATTTCTTCATCGAGACAATGGTTTGCTAAACAGGAAATGATTGGTGAGAGGCAGCACGTCGCAGATTTGGCTCTTCAGCCTCTTGACAGTGTTTAAAGTCACAACAGGAAGTATTTCAGTCCACTGTGACCACAGACGCTGGAGAGCAACAACTGATAAGCTGCTAATGTTTCACCAAGTCGCATATTAAACCTGTTCATGTCCGAATGATTGTCATTTATTGTTAACTTCCCATATTTCCACAAGTATAGATGGCTTTTAaatcagtttcagtttcagatTTTCGTATAGGAGGAGTGAACCCGAACACGGCAGATTTTCTTCTCAGGAAAGTCCCTGGTCGTTGTTTCTAGACGAATTTCAGTGGAAGCGCAGGACTTGCTCTGAAAGGAACTCGGGTTatagtttagcttttttttttttcaccaatcAAGTGTGTCACAGCTGCTTCTGAGGAAGGTGCTAAAGGAAGTATATTCATAGAATCGAATTCTATAAACCAGGTGGCTCTTATATCCTCATCagcttaattaaataaataattgcttTGATatgacaaatgaaaagaaatataaatgatggGATGACACCACATAATGACACAGCGAACTTCATATAGGCAAGTACTCAAAACACATTAGTGACAGGCTATATTTGGTGTTACAACCCGAAATCAGATCTAACTGAATAGAAGCCACAAGGCACAACATGCAATCTGAGTTATTACTTGAATTTAAAGCTGCTTTCCATACATAGATACACTTATGCCAaattcattaggtacaccttaaaCCTCTTATTAATGCAGATTTCTAATGATCCAATCACAGGGAATCTTCTTGGTCCATTTAGTCATCAAGACAacttgctgaagttcaaactatCAGAATGAGAAAGAAAGGTGATATAGtggactttgaatgtggcatgagCGTAAGGGTGTTCTGAGTATTTCACAGACTGCTGCTCTGCTAGGATTATTTCTCACACAGCCATCTGTAGGTTTTACCAAGAATGGTCTGAAAAGAGAAATATCCAGTGgatggcagttctctgggtgaaaatgccttgctgATGTCAGAGAAGAGTGGCCACATTGCTTCAAGATCATAAGAATGCACATGCACAAGAAAGCTCTGAATGTatttcaaaccttgaagcagatggaccacagcagcagaagaccacactgggtacTGGCCAGTAGAAGATCCTGCTGTGGTTTTTAGATGATGGGGTCAAAATTTGTTgtaaatgacacaaaaaaatgGATTCCTCCTTCCTCATATTAGCAACTCAGGCTAGTGGTGATGTTATAATGGCGTCGGAGATATTTTTTGGCACTATTTGGGCTCTGAGTACCGACTGAGCATCGTCTAAATCCCACAGCCTTCTTGAATATCATTTCTTTATGATCACAGTgtgcccatcttctgatggctgcttcctggAGGATAATGCACCATATCAGAAAGCTCAAATTTTCTCAAACGGGCTTCTTGAAAGTGACAATTCAAGAATGTGACAATTTCACTCAAATGGCCTTCACAGTCCCATCACGCATGTACAGCTGAAACGACTTTGTGATGCTAttgtgtcaatatggaccaacaTCTCTCAGGAATGTCTCCAGctccttgttgaatctgtgcaatGAAGAATTAAGCCAGTTCTAAATGCAAAAGGATGTCCAACCCAGTTCTAGGAAGATGTACCTAATAGAGTGGCCAGTATGTACACTTGGGCTCTTCTGTATTTTAATTTCCCCGTCAAATGTTATTTAAATCTATTACTATTCTTAACCTTCAAGTCACTGAtaccacacacatatatttagaAGTACCTGGCTAACAGTTTTTGATTGAATCATGAGTAACAGGCTCACAGCACCAAAAGGTACTCCTGCCAGTGCCTCAAGGCAGATACTTTATGGCCCAAGTGATGATGAAAACAGCTCAGGTtaacttcttttcttcttttttttttaagcaattgAAACCTACAATTAATTATACTGGAGCATTTTAGAATATCTGTCATAGATACAATAAACAGTGTAGGCATGATAAACACAAATAGAGCCATATAATGTGGGTCATTATGAACCCACTGGGTCATTTCACTCATCGAATAGCTTCATTATGTGAGGGTTAATGTCTGACTGAAAAACCTCCTCAGTCTAAATGACCTCTCAGgcgttttactttttttctttctttctttaattcaGCTCCAGTTTGGACTGCTTCTGTCTGGCACACAATTAGATTCACATGATGTTTGTGCAAACTGCGGGTTAATCTAATAGAGATGAACTGACTAAAGTTAGTAAAGCTGTTGTGTGGTAATGTTTGATGAGTCATGGCTGTGGCAACAATGCCTTCATGTTGCTTAATGGCCCTGTATACTCCCCCACACTCTCTTAAAACTGGCGTGCCAGGAATTCCAGTTTTcagatttaaagaaaatctaGTTATTCAGCAAATTTGTTTTACAAACACATCAACTCATAGCAAGGAAATATGTGGTTATAAGCAATCTTTTGCATATTTAtatggtttcttgtgttttgtgcACTCTTTTTTTATGCTTACAAGTTGGAAATTGGGAAATATTACTTTAATGTTACTAAATTCTTAATAGAAATGAAGTGCTTGTAATGTTAGTGAAAGTTATGACTCCTGCACGCAGAAAGCAACTGGATTTGAAGTATAGCAGTAAGCTCTCTGATACACAAATGGCTCATTCTGAGTGGACTGAATACATCCATACAAAAAGTAACAGCTGGGTCAACGCTGAGGGTCAGTCAAACAGCTCTGAATGCAGTGGTCAGTTGTGGATATCACAGGAACTTGAATCAGTGCTGGTTGTGTGCTACATCAGATCATTCCTTTTAACTGATTCACTGTGTGACAGCGAGATGATTGAGATTTTACCGTCTCCTCTGCAAAGTTTTGCGTGACTTACAGACTTGTTGGAGATAAGCCACATTTTATGAAGCTCAGCTGTTTAATCAGatgtgtggttttatttcaACTTCCCCTTGTGGCTTTGAAAAGTCAGTAATTGATCCATCCGTCTTAGTTGcactgtctctgttgcttcAGCTTTAGTGGAATTATCCAGTTTGGTAATGTTGCCATACCAGTTGGTTAATGGCTAGACACAGTACACTGTGGAATATTACGTGTCTGTGTAGCTGCTAAACATCTTGTGCCAGTATTCCTACCACATCCTTCCATGAAGATTTTACACAagatttttaaattatgtaaaaTGAGTGCGTTAGCTGTAATGGTGTTGCTACGATCAAATTTTGAAATTTGATTGTTTCATTTAATTGTGTTGCTGTGCCAATGCAGCCATAGGGGGAAATTACAGGGGTAAAAGGGAGATTCCCTTTTTCTGGAAAAAGGTCCCCCTCAGTGGAACTCTGTGAATACAACTATTTATCAAAAACAATCAAGTTAAAGTTTTCGAAACTAGTAGTTCAGTCCACTGCCATCATTTGTGTGAGACACTGTTCTTTATTACCATTCGaaataataaagcatttttagAGATGGAGAAGCATAAAGGACGGATGAGGCCACTGTGACAGCACCCATCGGTCCTGGTAGAGGGCCGATATGGTTGTGTGTTGGTTCGATGATGGGCTTTGCAAACTGTTGTCTCCCCTGCTGTAGCTGTTTACTCCCTCCAGGGTTCAGGGCCAAAAATGTGTGATCCGTGGGCttctctttgtttgtgtttgtgtttttgttgttgttggtcatTTTGCTTAGCTGCTGCCCTGGAGAAGTGAAACTAAGTGTTAGAAATAATGAAACCTGCCCCCTGGGCCACACTGCCTGTGCTTTTCATTCTGCCCAACGCACAGCATTACCACTGTCAGGCTATGCACAGCAGTTTTTTGGGACTACACGCAAGGACATCTGCATAGGTTGCATGCCCGAAATCTTTCAGTATGTATGGCTAGAGACATGAAATCCTCTTTATGAAGGCTCAAGCTGAGCAATTATGCTGTCGGCATCGTGGAGATTTGAGACCAGATGTGACGAAGCAGGGGTGGATTTGACTGTAACTGACAAATCTTTAGTCTGTGAGCATGTTCTGAATAATCCTCCTTTTTAATAATGATCATAATTTACAACATTAAATTCACAATTTATTCAGTGTGACGTGAAGCAACAGAGCCCATAAAGATGTGGGGCAgttaaaacagacaaacagccaAAAATCTTTTTGGATCCACAGAAGTCGCCCTTGCAGATGTCAGGCATTTCACCCTGAAACCCTGaagctacgtccatcttttatattgcCTATGTCTAACCAGAATGCATTAAGTCACATTTAAATCTTCTGCTTTATTGTAGCAGCTTATTGTTACAAGACAGCAATGTCTCCTCATGCAGCATCTCCTGAGGTCTATCCAGGATTACTCAATGAATTATCAGATGATTTAGTAGGGTATTTTTTCCCCTGATATAATCTCCTGATTTCATATACACCCCCACATACACTGATTCTTTCTCCCCCTATTTAAATCCTGTAAATCCCCGGGGTTAGCTTGAGATTGAGGTTGGAGCTCTGCACAAGCTAGTCAGCCTCTTTCCCTAAACCAAAACTAGGAGCCTCATTTCTTTATGGAAGTATAAATCACATGTGGTCTAAAATAACATTGTATATTGTGCCATTAACTGAGAAGACTGATTATCAGACATGATGATCAGTCCTTGTGATTAGTCACAAGGAAAATTACTGGTGTCTCTAAAGGAGGAATGGTGAGAAAACCAGAAAACCTGTGTTGAAAACTTGGATGGAGTGTTTTTTTCGCAGTCTTTTAGCAGCCTTTGCAGTCTTAATGAAAATGCCTGTTAATGTCAGTAAACAGGAAATCAAGAGCAAGGCATGAACAGCCCCtgcttgaaaaacaaaacaaaacatgaggcCAGGGTGTCTTTATATCTCTGCATATACAATGCAGGCCTAAAATCAACTCACCTCCTAATCTCTAACCTGAAAGCAGACTAACTGAATAACTTTCACATGCAAAAGCTGGAAATGCTCCTTTTTTAAACTCCAGGTATCAGATTAATATCATATCAGATTTATATCAAAACTACCAAGACAAGGGTGTATTTATAGCCGATGCCTTAGAGCAAACTACAACTAACTACGTTGTGGGTGTCATGCTAAGAGCTTCTTTTGTctaacaataaatatataagaGAAGAACTGATGATAAATCAGATGACAGAGGACTTTTCCCAAACATAGGAACCTGTGGTAGACTACTACACGGACAACAACTACATCACTTAACCTGACCTAAACATACCTACTACACAGACTTGGGattattttgtatgtttgttaaaTCAGTGTAGTTTCAGTTTCCTGGATGACATtgctcatttattttcacttttgttgttaaaaaaatgttttatttcaccTTAGTTCATTTCAAAGGTTCACACTATAGATTCGATAGTTCCCCCCCAAACTACCGTCTACTgttaatttgatttgaatttactaaaatgtgtttttttgcttgttttctcacaGTTGCTTGAGTTTTTAGTTTAAATTTAGTTAACCATCATAACCTCAGCCAGTGTGGGCAGGGGCTGTCTACACCAAGCAAAATGTCAAAAGTGGGAACCTGCCTACCCACAGTCATTTTCAGTGATATACCAAGAAGTGCTGTTACAGTACAAAATACTGTTTTAAAGGTGAAGATTTATTAATAAGACTGTAAATGTGTCTTTTGTGGGCtggaaaataaaagtatttctcATCTGTTTTTCTACCATAAACACACTATTTTGAACAGGTATAGCTACCTTTATAAACAATGccaagataaaaaaatatatattttactttacCCAAAATAAGTTGAAAAGAACCTATCCTGACCTTCTTGCTGTACTAACCTTCACAGcaggaaggtcctgggtttaaaACCACTGGGCAGGTATGGACTTTTTCCCTGTGACTGGGTTCCCTCTGgatactccagcttcctcccagtcCTAAGACAtgcatggggttaggttaattggtgatgcTGAagt
It encodes:
- the zgc:92907 gene encoding UDP-N-acetylglucosamine transferase subunit ALG13 homolog; translation: MKTVFVTVGTTSFDELIESITSSEATQALKARGYERLVLQVGRGSVLPAADSCPHIRLEAFRFKNSIAEDISQADLVISHAGAGSCLEALGAGKSLLVVVNDKLMDNHQLELARQLHMDSHLLYCTCSTLTETLRTMDLSVLQPFPPGQPKKFADFMDKALGIK